One genomic window of Natronospira bacteriovora includes the following:
- a CDS encoding malate dehydrogenase, translating to MKKPLRVTITGAAGQIGYALAFRIASGDMLGKDQPVILQLLEIPPAMDALKGVAMELDDCAFPLLQDIICTDDPNVGFKDSNVALLVGARPRGPGMERKDLLEANGKIFGPQGKAINDHASRDVKVLVVGNPANTNALIAQANAPDINPRQFTAMTRLDHNRALAQLAGKTGQHHTAIKGMIIWGNHSATQYPDIAHCTVDGKGAKDLVDEGWYKDDFIPTVQQRGAAIIKARGASSAASAASAAIDHIRDWHLGSNGEWVSMAVPSDGSYDIKEGVIYSFPVICKDGDYEIVQGLDIDDFSRERMDLTDKELREERDGVKDLL from the coding sequence ATGAAGAAACCGCTTCGCGTCACCATTACCGGGGCCGCCGGCCAGATCGGCTACGCCCTCGCCTTCCGCATCGCCTCCGGCGACATGCTGGGCAAGGATCAGCCGGTCATCCTGCAGCTGCTGGAAATCCCCCCGGCCATGGACGCGCTCAAGGGTGTGGCCATGGAACTGGATGACTGTGCCTTCCCGCTGCTGCAGGACATCATCTGCACCGATGACCCCAACGTGGGCTTCAAGGACAGCAATGTGGCCCTGCTGGTCGGCGCCCGCCCGCGCGGCCCCGGCATGGAGCGCAAGGACCTGCTGGAAGCCAATGGCAAGATCTTCGGGCCCCAGGGCAAGGCCATCAACGACCACGCCAGCCGCGACGTCAAGGTGCTGGTGGTAGGCAACCCGGCCAATACCAATGCCCTGATCGCCCAGGCCAATGCGCCGGACATCAATCCGCGCCAGTTCACCGCCATGACCCGGCTGGATCACAACCGTGCCCTGGCCCAGCTGGCCGGCAAGACCGGCCAGCATCACACCGCCATCAAGGGCATGATCATCTGGGGCAACCACTCCGCTACCCAGTATCCGGACATCGCTCACTGCACGGTGGACGGCAAGGGTGCCAAGGATCTGGTGGACGAAGGCTGGTACAAGGACGATTTCATTCCCACGGTTCAGCAGCGCGGTGCCGCCATCATCAAGGCCCGCGGCGCCTCCTCGGCCGCTTCCGCCGCCTCCGCAGCCATCGACCACATCCGCGACTGGCACCTGGGCAGCAACGGCGAATGGGTCAGCATGGCCGTTCCCAGTGATGGCAGCTACGACATCAAGGAAGGCGTGATCTACTCCTTCCCGGTCATCTGCAAGGACGGCGATTACGAGATCGTTCAGGGTCTCGATATCGATGACTTCAGCCGGGAACGCATGGACCTGACGGACAAGGAACTGCGTGAAGAGCGCGACGGTGTGAAGGATCTGCTGTAA
- a CDS encoding diguanylate cyclase domain-containing protein, whose protein sequence is MSDASEARPRILVADDSKVMRLSASKILDAEFDLIVEVDGLAAWDRLHKDPEILALFTDVGMPGMDGFELLGRIRDSGEERIRELPVIIVTGNDEDEARDKALDLGATDFITKPFDRAQLLARARAHATHDRMRRRTSELEEANIQDTVTGLGNSRYFEQRLRESRAWGLRHDLPMAVMRLDILDFESLVRERGKRVAVDVLREVGQQLAATLREEDVIARLGSARFAAVCPECDAEGVRALAERISETLGERRFAGEHGIRLQVAVGAYLPGSDESESIEAIYKAAQAAVQAAARQGSGGIVLRPQAGSPGDDPAAQLEEALFSRLKKMLERLPAASASRVISRLQEVFGGGGERQRGSG, encoded by the coding sequence ATGAGTGATGCCAGTGAAGCCCGGCCACGCATACTGGTCGCCGACGATTCCAAGGTCATGCGGCTGTCGGCCAGCAAGATTCTGGATGCCGAGTTCGATCTGATCGTGGAAGTGGACGGGCTGGCCGCCTGGGATCGTCTGCACAAGGATCCCGAAATTCTGGCCCTGTTCACGGATGTGGGCATGCCGGGCATGGATGGCTTCGAGCTCCTGGGGCGAATCCGGGATTCCGGTGAGGAGCGGATCCGGGAGCTGCCGGTCATCATCGTGACCGGCAACGATGAAGATGAAGCACGGGACAAGGCCCTGGATCTGGGTGCCACCGATTTCATCACCAAACCCTTCGACCGGGCCCAGCTGCTGGCCCGCGCCCGCGCCCATGCCACCCACGATCGCATGCGTCGGCGTACCAGCGAGTTGGAAGAAGCCAATATCCAGGACACGGTTACCGGTCTTGGTAACAGCCGTTATTTCGAGCAGCGCCTGCGGGAGAGTCGTGCCTGGGGCCTGCGTCACGACCTGCCCATGGCCGTCATGCGTCTGGATATCCTGGATTTCGAGTCCCTGGTCAGGGAACGGGGCAAACGGGTGGCCGTGGATGTGCTGCGGGAGGTGGGTCAGCAGCTGGCGGCCACCCTGCGCGAGGAAGACGTGATTGCTCGCCTGGGCAGTGCCCGTTTCGCGGCCGTGTGCCCGGAATGCGATGCCGAGGGTGTCCGCGCCCTGGCTGAACGTATCAGCGAGACCCTGGGCGAGCGTCGCTTTGCCGGTGAGCACGGCATCCGGCTTCAGGTCGCAGTGGGCGCCTATCTGCCGGGCAGTGACGAGTCCGAAAGTATCGAGGCCATCTACAAGGCCGCGCAGGCGGCCGTGCAGGCGGCGGCCAGGCAGGGAAGCGGTGGCATCGTCCTGCGGCCACAGGCCGGTTCACCCGGTGATGATCCCGCCGCGCAGCTCGAGGAGGCCCTGTTCAGCCGGCTGAAGAAAATGCTGGAGCGGTTGCCCGCGGCTTCCGCATCTCGAGTGATCAGCCGCCTGCAGGAGGTTTTCGGCGGCGGCGGAGAACGCCAGCGAGGCAGTGGCTAG